From Xylocopa sonorina isolate GNS202 chromosome 2, iyXylSono1_principal, whole genome shotgun sequence, a single genomic window includes:
- the LOC143433222 gene encoding uncharacterized protein LOC143433222, which yields MVRLTAEYVERKCSQAQLNKSLSKKLTKDQLHGLTHLRMNNLFISSIGNFGTYKNLKVIYLQNNDISKIENLHFASNLTHLYLQRNAISKIENLSSLKKLHTLYLGYNRILVIEGLESLSNLTVLHIENQQLALGESLCFDPRTVHTLSASLKVLNISGNKVTSLRSIKELRELEVLDATYNLIDDIDDLTESISGLVSLTDLSLEGNPVTQYYRYKENVIANNNTIKTLDGKTVTDVCRCFMKRFKMRKHLYHTRKSLTTTLDEDITSSLNLPPALKESISRAISQHPRPQLPIAISSAINETQCHLFPSWKIAPGANTVKNGHITPRPFWSNVNKTKQSRSFRSFLYSKAVKLPSV from the exons ATGGTGAGATTAACCGCAGAATATGTTGAGAGAAAATGTTCCCAAGCACAGCTGAACAAGTCTCTCAGTAAAAAGCTGACAAAGGATCAACTACATGGCTTAACTCATTTACGTATGAACAATCTCTTTATTAGCAGCATT GGCAATTTTGGTACTTATAAAAACCTAAAAGTAATCTACTTACAAAACAACGATATCTCTAAGATAGAAAATTTACACTTTGCGTCTAACTTAACGCATTTATATCTGCAACGTAATGCAATAAGTAAAATAGAGAACTTGAGTTCTCTTAAAAAATTACACACGCTCTATTTAGGATATAACAGAATCCTTGTGATAGAGGGTCTCGAATCTTTAAGTAACTTAACCGTACTGCATATAGAAAATCAACAGCTAGCTCTCGGAGAATCTTTATGTTTCGATCCTCGAACTGTACACACTTTGTCG GCTAGTTTGAAAGTACTCAACATTTCGGGTAATAAAGTAACATCACTGAGAAGTATCAAAGAATTGCGGGAGTTAGAAGTTTTGGATGCCACATATAATCTGATAGACGATATCGACGATCTAACGGAAAGCATAAGTGGCTTAGTATCTTTAACAGATTTATCCTTAGAAGGGAATCCTGTAACTCAGTATTATAGATACAAAGAAAATGTTATTGCGAATAATAATACAATAA AAACTCTCGATGGAAAGACGGTGACGGATGTATGtagatgtttcatgaaaagattcaAGATGAGAAAACATCTGTATCATACGAGGAAATCATTAACAACCACGCTGGACGAAGATATTACAA GTTCCTTAAATTTACCACCCGCGTTAAAGGAATCAATATCGAGAGCGATATCTCAACATCCGAGGCCGCAGTTGCCCATCGCAATTTCATCTGCGATTAACGAAACGCAGTGCCATTTATTTCCATCTTGGAAAATAG CACCAGGTGCGAATACTGTAAAGAATGGTCATATTACTCCGAGACCATTTTGGAGCAACGTAAATAAGACCAAGCAATCTCGTAGCTTTCGATCTTTCTTGTACAGTAAAGCTGTTAAATTGCCATCAGTTTAA
- the Ints8 gene encoding integrator complex subunit 8 isoform X1, translated as MMDVDLLRPGTVPISPDTILWFEFLLNPSLLQQHLSKHFPDPSATDLIIKFMTISSEQKENEVKVVDAESNDAKPNGLNKWSHRNLALKILSLKVAAHLKWDLDVLERKLPLPIQLTLFQDLLYITSDLTVEIPAVPEFTLHSISDQVLFTIVLYHRWHIRAIIYRALNNKQSKQQFLHIPGIQESTYVPPGVIDDIIRKLEAHASNSVNVLNNVLEAKDISPKMLSFDTFQMLTEDSTEIKQNWENMHPINIDEFKCQIHYDLAKFHLLKEEYQEAKRHITQAKELFYNFNNSEDKLYCRVYKELLDGCCVACEVPIKGITSSLTQQLQASIKDQYTNILQILQADNISREIPQVYRDNLELDVQGGSVNRKIVVARDLLLQIQCLNLVRKILDDSIILGDYVVEIQAAGNKGIDVFFWALGGVIEKATVIDKKRISRYLLYLVHTSNINGFASKILGDPLYTALFDEEELVEIRKLANDEELELPDLLLKNDWGVPLVTYTQSSKIEIFNLEQKLMQTYDTSEIHEILIHLDGKHRMKPLWHVNSFWELPIPLQSVVMSLPRGFLQDFSYILLAKSRELVMSKDFDGAIEILNVLEKEAQQHSQSGNMLIFKLCKLVNWECLLVEIWRCLHAWPATNICDTQSLVTRCKQCLGALQATDQVIPRQEIIEYCTVYLLNMAEWDYLTSLEKRWSYTEFAAAVSSVCQDIVKYKGGRKFPREAWDMVLAAFCPSRDQPQKRSNSGNSGTNAGSASRDVIASIGGTLGRLREPMVLTVVISLLARLRNVLRDESSLELHTQYLNLWPAGVPNANSYNIRIIGELLFQLLTQALKYYPSNVPWLRLMGDLNFVLGYYESAMKYYLEAIMVASDLFSQPIPRLQIDDLVYRRMIKCCAHLQCYTQAAVLCQFLEEVDYTLAFKMAASDQKSCASADAMDAYYHCIWDTTLLEYLIYLHTKRGEHHRKQLAIKVIGLLELNSNNNEEIQREAANIRKAKFLRALAKQYVY; from the exons ATGATGGATGTGGATTTATTAAGGCCAGGCACAGTACCAATATCCCCTGATACAATTCTTTGGTTTGAATTTTTATTGAACCCGTCTTTATTGCAACAGCATTTATCTAAACACTTTCCTG ACCCCTCTGCAACAGACTTAATAATCAAATTCATGACAATAAGTTCGGAACAGAAAGAAAACGAAGTGAAAGTTGTAGATGCAGAGTCAAACGATGCAAAGCCCAATGGTTTGAATAAATGGAGCCATAGAAATCTTGCATTGAAAATTCTTTCGTTGAAAGTAGCGGCTCATTTAAAATGGGATTTGGATGTATTGGAAAGAAAATTACCTTTGCCGATACAGTTAACACTATTTCAAGATCTCTTGTATATAACATCAGATTTGACTGTCGAAATACCAGCTGTACCTGAATTTACGTTGCATTCGATTTCTGATCAAGTTCTGTTCACAATTGTTCTGTACCATAGATGGCATATAAGGGCAATTATTTATAGGGCTTTAAACAATAAACAGTCAAAGCAACAGTTCCTTCACAT TCCAGGTATCCAAGAATCAACATATGTACCACCTGGTGTAATAGATGATATAATCAGAAAGTTAGAAGCTCATGCTTCTAACAGCGTGAATGTTTTAAATAATGTTCTCGAAGCTAAAGACATAAGCCCAAAAATGTTATCCTTTGATACTTTTCAAATGCTGACTGAGGATAGTACAGAAATTAAGCAAAATTGGGAGAACATGCATCCTATAAACATAGACGAGTTTAAGTGCCAG ATACATTATGATCTAGCAAAATTTCATTTATTGAAAGAAGAGTATCAGGAAGCAAAGCGTCATATTACACAGGCTAAGGAATTgttttataattttaataacTCAGAAGATAAGCTTTACTGTAGAGTTTATAAGGAATTATTAGATGGTTGTTGCGTAGCATGCGAAGTACCTATAAAAGGAATTACTTCAAGTCTTACTCAACAATTACAAGCATCGATCAAAGATCAATATACT AATATACTACAAATTCTACAAGCAGATAATATTTCAAGAGAAATTCCGCAAGTTTACAGAGATAATTTGGAGCTTGATGTGCAAGGAGGATCTGTTAATAGAAAGATTGTAGTAGCTCGTGACCTTTTACTTCAAATTCAATGTCTAAATTTAGTTAGAAAAATTTTAGATGACAGTATTATTCTTGGCGATTATGTAGTTGAAATACAAGCAGCTGGTAATAAGGGAATTGATGTTTTTTTTTGG GCTCTAGGAGGCGTCATAGAGAAAGCTACTGTCATAGATAAAAAACGTATTTCTCGTTATCTCCTTTATCTTGTACACACTAGTAATATTAATGGATTTGCTTCTAAAATACTTGGTGATCCGTTATACACAGCATTATTCGACGAAGAAGAATTAGTTGAAATTAGAAAGTTGGCTAATGATGAAGAACTTGAATTACCGGATTTATTACTGAAAAATGATTGGGGTGTACCACTAGTAACGTATACTc AAAGTTCAAAAATAGAAATATTTAATTTAGAGCAAAAATTGATGCAGACATACGATACTTCTGAAATTCACGAAATACTAATACATTTGGACGGTAAACACCGAATGAAACCCTTGTGGCACGTAAACAGTTTCTGGGAATTACCTATTCCGTTACAAAGCGTCGTAATGTCTCTTCCTAGGGGCTTTCTTCAAGATTTCTCGTACATATTATTAGCAAAAAGTCGAGAATTAGTAATGTCGAAAGATTTCGATGGAGCAATTGAAATTTTGAACGTATTGGAAAAAGAAGCACAGCAGCATTCGCAAAGCGGAAATATGCTAATATTTAAACTATGTAAATTAGTAAACTGGGAATGTCTTCTTGTTGAAATTTGGAGATGTCTTCATGCTTGGCCAGCGACAAATATAT GTGATACCCAAAGTCTAGTTACCCGGTGCAAGCAATGTCTGGGTGCGTTACAAGCAACGGATCAAGTTATTCCGCGGCAAGAAATTATCGAGTATTGTACTGTTTACCTCTTAAATATGGCCGAATGGGACTACCTAACAAGTTTAGAAAAACGCTGGAGTTACACTGAATTTGCAGCAGCTGTTAGTAGTGTTTGTCAAGATATCGTTAAGTACAAGGGCGGAAGAAAATTTCCGAGAGAAGCGTGGGATATGG TTTTGGCTGCGTTTTGTCCAAGCAGAGATCAGCCACAGAAACGAAGCAACAGTGGCAATAGTGGGACAAATGCCGGTAGTGCTTCGAGAGATGTTATTGCTAGCATCGGAGGCACCCTCGGCAGATTACGTGAACCTATGGTTTTAACTGTTGTCATTTCGCTATTAGCACGTTTACGAAACGTGTTACGCGATGAATCTAGCCTTGAATTACATACGCAGTACCTTAATCTGTGGCCTGCTGGTGTACCAAA TGCTAATTCGTACAACATTAGAATTATTGGGGAATTGCTATTTCAATTATTAACACAAGCTTTGAAATATTATCCAAGCAATGTTCCTTGGTTAAGATTAATGGGAGATCTTAATTTTG TTCTAGGCTATTATGAAAGTGCAATGaaatattatttggaagccATTATGGTAGCTAGCGATCTGTTTAGCCAACCAATACCGAGATTACAAATCGACGATCTCGTTTATAGGCGTATGATCAAATGTTGCGCTCATTTACAATGTTACACTCAAGCTGCTGTATTATGCCAGTTTTTAGAAGAAGTAGATTACACTTTAGCTTTTAAAATGGCAGCCAGCGACCAAAAGAGTTGCGCTTCAGCTGACGCTATGGACGCGTACTACCATTGTATTTGGGATACAACGCTACTCGAAtatctcatttatttgcatACAAAACGCGGTGAACATCATAGAAAACAGTTAGCG ATCAAAGTAATTGGCTTGCTGGAATTGAATTCTAATAATAATGAAGAAATACAGAGGGAAGCGGCGAATATTCGAAAAGCGAAATTTTTAAGAGCCCTAGCAAAACAGTATGTTTATTAA
- the Ints8 gene encoding integrator complex subunit 8 isoform X2, translating into MMDVDLLRPGTVPISPDTILWFEFLLNPSLLQQHLSKHFPDPSATDLIIKFMTISSEQKENEVKVVDAESNDAKPNGLNKWSHRNLALKILSLKVAAHLKWDLDVLERKLPLPIQLTLFQDLLYITSDLTVEIPAVPEFTLHSISDQVLFTIVLYHRWHIRAIIYRALNNKQSKQQFLHIPGIQESTYVPPGVIDDIIRKLEAHASNSVNVLNNVLEAKDISPKMLSFDTFQMLTEDSTEIKQNWENMHPINIDEFKCQIHYDLAKFHLLKEEYQEAKRHITQAKELFYNFNNSEDKLYCRVYKELLDGCCVACEVPIKGITSSLTQQLQASIKDQYTNILQILQADNISREIPQVYRDNLELDVQGGSVNRKIVVARDLLLQIQCLNLVRKILDDSIILGDYVVEIQAAGNKGIDVFFWALGGVIEKATVIDKKRISRYLLYLVHTSNINGFASKILGDPLYTALFDEEELVEIRKLANDEELELPDLLLKNDWGVPLVTYTQSSKIEIFNLEQKLMQTYDTSEIHEILIHLDGKHRMKPLWHVNSFWELPIPLQSVVMSLPRGFLQDFSYILLAKSRELVMSKDFDGAIEILNVLEKEAQQHSQSGNMLIFKLCKLVNWECLLVEIWRCLHAWPATNICDTQSLVTRCKQCLGALQATDQVIPRQEIIEYCTVYLLNMAEWDYLTSLEKRWSYTEFAAAVSSVCQDIVKYKGGRKFPREAWDMVLAAFCPSRDQPQKRSNSGNSGTNAGSASRDVIASIGGTLGRLREPMVLTVVISLLARLRNVLRDESSLELHTQYLNLWPAGVPNANSYNIRIIGELLFQLLTQALKYYPSNVPWLRLMGDLNFGYYESAMKYYLEAIMVASDLFSQPIPRLQIDDLVYRRMIKCCAHLQCYTQAAVLCQFLEEVDYTLAFKMAASDQKSCASADAMDAYYHCIWDTTLLEYLIYLHTKRGEHHRKQLAIKVIGLLELNSNNNEEIQREAANIRKAKFLRALAKQYVY; encoded by the exons ATGATGGATGTGGATTTATTAAGGCCAGGCACAGTACCAATATCCCCTGATACAATTCTTTGGTTTGAATTTTTATTGAACCCGTCTTTATTGCAACAGCATTTATCTAAACACTTTCCTG ACCCCTCTGCAACAGACTTAATAATCAAATTCATGACAATAAGTTCGGAACAGAAAGAAAACGAAGTGAAAGTTGTAGATGCAGAGTCAAACGATGCAAAGCCCAATGGTTTGAATAAATGGAGCCATAGAAATCTTGCATTGAAAATTCTTTCGTTGAAAGTAGCGGCTCATTTAAAATGGGATTTGGATGTATTGGAAAGAAAATTACCTTTGCCGATACAGTTAACACTATTTCAAGATCTCTTGTATATAACATCAGATTTGACTGTCGAAATACCAGCTGTACCTGAATTTACGTTGCATTCGATTTCTGATCAAGTTCTGTTCACAATTGTTCTGTACCATAGATGGCATATAAGGGCAATTATTTATAGGGCTTTAAACAATAAACAGTCAAAGCAACAGTTCCTTCACAT TCCAGGTATCCAAGAATCAACATATGTACCACCTGGTGTAATAGATGATATAATCAGAAAGTTAGAAGCTCATGCTTCTAACAGCGTGAATGTTTTAAATAATGTTCTCGAAGCTAAAGACATAAGCCCAAAAATGTTATCCTTTGATACTTTTCAAATGCTGACTGAGGATAGTACAGAAATTAAGCAAAATTGGGAGAACATGCATCCTATAAACATAGACGAGTTTAAGTGCCAG ATACATTATGATCTAGCAAAATTTCATTTATTGAAAGAAGAGTATCAGGAAGCAAAGCGTCATATTACACAGGCTAAGGAATTgttttataattttaataacTCAGAAGATAAGCTTTACTGTAGAGTTTATAAGGAATTATTAGATGGTTGTTGCGTAGCATGCGAAGTACCTATAAAAGGAATTACTTCAAGTCTTACTCAACAATTACAAGCATCGATCAAAGATCAATATACT AATATACTACAAATTCTACAAGCAGATAATATTTCAAGAGAAATTCCGCAAGTTTACAGAGATAATTTGGAGCTTGATGTGCAAGGAGGATCTGTTAATAGAAAGATTGTAGTAGCTCGTGACCTTTTACTTCAAATTCAATGTCTAAATTTAGTTAGAAAAATTTTAGATGACAGTATTATTCTTGGCGATTATGTAGTTGAAATACAAGCAGCTGGTAATAAGGGAATTGATGTTTTTTTTTGG GCTCTAGGAGGCGTCATAGAGAAAGCTACTGTCATAGATAAAAAACGTATTTCTCGTTATCTCCTTTATCTTGTACACACTAGTAATATTAATGGATTTGCTTCTAAAATACTTGGTGATCCGTTATACACAGCATTATTCGACGAAGAAGAATTAGTTGAAATTAGAAAGTTGGCTAATGATGAAGAACTTGAATTACCGGATTTATTACTGAAAAATGATTGGGGTGTACCACTAGTAACGTATACTc AAAGTTCAAAAATAGAAATATTTAATTTAGAGCAAAAATTGATGCAGACATACGATACTTCTGAAATTCACGAAATACTAATACATTTGGACGGTAAACACCGAATGAAACCCTTGTGGCACGTAAACAGTTTCTGGGAATTACCTATTCCGTTACAAAGCGTCGTAATGTCTCTTCCTAGGGGCTTTCTTCAAGATTTCTCGTACATATTATTAGCAAAAAGTCGAGAATTAGTAATGTCGAAAGATTTCGATGGAGCAATTGAAATTTTGAACGTATTGGAAAAAGAAGCACAGCAGCATTCGCAAAGCGGAAATATGCTAATATTTAAACTATGTAAATTAGTAAACTGGGAATGTCTTCTTGTTGAAATTTGGAGATGTCTTCATGCTTGGCCAGCGACAAATATAT GTGATACCCAAAGTCTAGTTACCCGGTGCAAGCAATGTCTGGGTGCGTTACAAGCAACGGATCAAGTTATTCCGCGGCAAGAAATTATCGAGTATTGTACTGTTTACCTCTTAAATATGGCCGAATGGGACTACCTAACAAGTTTAGAAAAACGCTGGAGTTACACTGAATTTGCAGCAGCTGTTAGTAGTGTTTGTCAAGATATCGTTAAGTACAAGGGCGGAAGAAAATTTCCGAGAGAAGCGTGGGATATGG TTTTGGCTGCGTTTTGTCCAAGCAGAGATCAGCCACAGAAACGAAGCAACAGTGGCAATAGTGGGACAAATGCCGGTAGTGCTTCGAGAGATGTTATTGCTAGCATCGGAGGCACCCTCGGCAGATTACGTGAACCTATGGTTTTAACTGTTGTCATTTCGCTATTAGCACGTTTACGAAACGTGTTACGCGATGAATCTAGCCTTGAATTACATACGCAGTACCTTAATCTGTGGCCTGCTGGTGTACCAAA TGCTAATTCGTACAACATTAGAATTATTGGGGAATTGCTATTTCAATTATTAACACAAGCTTTGAAATATTATCCAAGCAATGTTCCTTGGTTAAGATTAATGGGAGATCTTAATTTTG GCTATTATGAAAGTGCAATGaaatattatttggaagccATTATGGTAGCTAGCGATCTGTTTAGCCAACCAATACCGAGATTACAAATCGACGATCTCGTTTATAGGCGTATGATCAAATGTTGCGCTCATTTACAATGTTACACTCAAGCTGCTGTATTATGCCAGTTTTTAGAAGAAGTAGATTACACTTTAGCTTTTAAAATGGCAGCCAGCGACCAAAAGAGTTGCGCTTCAGCTGACGCTATGGACGCGTACTACCATTGTATTTGGGATACAACGCTACTCGAAtatctcatttatttgcatACAAAACGCGGTGAACATCATAGAAAACAGTTAGCG ATCAAAGTAATTGGCTTGCTGGAATTGAATTCTAATAATAATGAAGAAATACAGAGGGAAGCGGCGAATATTCGAAAAGCGAAATTTTTAAGAGCCCTAGCAAAACAGTATGTTTATTAA
- the Mad gene encoding mothers against decapentaplegic homolog 1 — protein sequence MDDEEGSSSSGPMSSLNSLFSFTSPAVKKLLGWKQGDEEEKWAEKAIDSLVKKLKKRKGAIEELERALSCPGTPSKCVTIPRSLDGRLQVSHRKGLPHVIYCRVWRWPDLQSHHELKPLELCQYPFSAKQKEVCINPYHYKRVESPVLPPVLVPRHSEYAPGHSLLPFQQIAEPTMPHNVSYSSSGFNAGSTGGVNPTSPMSSVPSPGSTTSPNPQSPYGTNGLPETPPPAYSPPEDGSQPGQSPPPDPVAMDTSGSAEVAPVCYQEPPYWASIAYYELNCRVGEVFHCHSHSVIVDGFTNPSNNSDRFCLGQLSNVNRNSTIENTRRHIGKGVHLYYVGGEVYAECLSDSAIFVQSRNCNHHHGFHPSTVCKIPPGCSLKIFNNQEFAQLLSQSVNHGFEAVYELTKMCTIRMSFVKGWGAEYHRQDVTSTPCWIEAHLHGPLQWLDKVLTQMGSPHNAISSVS from the exons ATGGATGATGAAGAAGGATCATCGAGTTCTGGACCTATGTCTTCGTTGAACAGTTTATTTTCATTCACTAGTCCTGCTGTAAAAAAGTTACTTGGTTGGAAACAAGGAGACGAGGAAGAGAAATGGGCGGAAAAGGCAATTGATTCTTTAGTAAAAAAATTGAAGAAACGAAAGGGTGCAATAGAGGAATTGGAACGTGCTTTGAGTTGTCCAGGCACACCTAGTAAATGTGTAACAATTCCAAGAAGTTTAGATGGTAGACTGCAAGTTTCACATCGTAAAGGTTTGCCACATGTAATTTATTGCAGAGTATGGAGATGGCCAGATTTGCAGTCGCATCATGAATTGAAACCATTAGAATTATGTCAATACCCATTTTCTGCTAAGCAAAAAGAAGTTTGCATCAATCCTTATCACTATAAAAGAGTGGAAAGTCCAGTACTGCCACCGGTTCTAGTTCCTAGACATTCAGAATATGCTCCTGGACATTCGTTGTTaccatttcaacaaatagcagAACCAACAATGCCACATAATGTATCCTATTCCTCTAGTGGATTTAACGCTGGATCTACAGGTGGTGTGAACCCCACGTCGCCTATGTCTTCTGTTCCCAGTCCTGGAAGCACAACATCTCCAAATCCACAAAGTCCGTATGGAACTAATGGCTTACCAGAAACTCCTCCTCCAGCGTATTCTCCACCCGAGGATGGCTCACAGCCTGGACAATCTCCACCGCCTGATCCGGTGGCTATGGATACAAGTGGATCAGCCGAAGTAGCTCCAGTATGTTATCAGGAACCACCTTATTGGGCCTCTATTGCATATTATGAATTAAACTGCAGAGTGGGTGAAGTTTTCCATTGTCATTCCCACTCTGTTATTGTGGATGGTTTTACAAATCCAAGTAACAATTCTGATCGATTTTGCCTTGGACAATTGTCCAATGTAAATCGTAATTCTACTATTGAAAATACAAGAAGACATATAGGCAAAGGGgtacacttatattatgtagGTGGTGAAGTTTACGCAGAATGCCTCTCTGACTCTGCTATATTCGTGCAATCTAGAAATTGTAATCATCATCATGGATTTCATCCTAGTACAGTCTGTAAGATACCACCGGGATGTTCgctgaaaatatttaataatcagGAATTCGCACAGTTACTTTCGCAAAGTGTTAATCATGGGTTCGAAGCAGTCTATGAATTAACTAAAATGTGTACCATAAG AATGTCGTTTGTTAAGGGCTGGGGTGCTGAATATCATAGACAAGATGTTACATCTACACCCTGTTGGATCGAAGCACACTTACATGGACCCTTGCAATGGTTGGATAAAGTGTTAACGCAAATGGGTTCACCCCATAATGCTATAAGTTCTGTATCATAA